A genome region from Pseudomonadota bacterium includes the following:
- a CDS encoding type II toxin-antitoxin system HipA family toxin gives MSTSAWVELWGRRIAGVSWDAEREHGVFQYTPAFAASAIEVAPLTMPLRTAPYRFTALPRESFHGLPGLLADCLPDRFGNTLINAWLAEQGRTPASFNPVERLCYIGSRAMGALEFKPSIGLDGRAGRRIALDGLVTLANRVLDERLGLTGALGGHDDRTDIENILRVGTSAGGARAKAVLAWHPDTGAFRSGQVAADSGYQHWLVKFDGVHGNRDKELADPQGFGRIEYAYARMAADAGIDMSPSRLFEEGGRAHFMTRRFDRRDDGAKWHMQSLAAMRHFDFNAAGSNSYEEAIQTLRQLGLPALDVEQQVRRAVFNVLARNQDDHVKNIAFLMDSRGDWRLSPAFDVTYAYNPDGAWTSQHQMSLNGKRRGFTRDDLVRFAAYANLKKRKADALIEDALSALGAWPGHARDAGVDPADAARIARSFRWLS, from the coding sequence GTGAGCACGTCGGCCTGGGTCGAGCTGTGGGGCCGCCGCATCGCGGGCGTGAGCTGGGACGCGGAGCGCGAGCACGGCGTGTTTCAGTACACCCCTGCGTTCGCGGCGTCGGCGATCGAGGTCGCACCGCTCACCATGCCGCTGCGCACCGCACCTTACCGTTTCACCGCCCTGCCGCGCGAGAGCTTCCACGGTCTGCCGGGCCTGCTTGCCGATTGCTTGCCGGACCGCTTTGGCAACACCCTGATCAACGCATGGCTCGCCGAGCAGGGCCGCACGCCGGCGAGTTTCAACCCCGTCGAGCGTCTGTGCTACATCGGCTCTCGGGCAATGGGTGCACTGGAATTCAAACCGTCCATCGGGCTCGACGGGCGGGCCGGGCGCCGCATCGCGCTTGACGGGCTGGTCACACTGGCGAACCGCGTGTTGGACGAGCGCCTCGGGCTGACCGGCGCGCTCGGCGGCCACGACGACCGAACCGACATCGAAAACATCCTGCGCGTCGGCACCAGCGCCGGTGGGGCGCGCGCCAAGGCCGTGTTGGCCTGGCACCCCGACACCGGCGCGTTCCGCTCCGGCCAGGTCGCCGCGGACAGCGGCTACCAACACTGGCTGGTCAAATTTGACGGGGTCCACGGCAACCGCGACAAGGAACTGGCCGACCCACAGGGATTCGGCCGAATCGAATACGCCTACGCGCGCATGGCCGCCGACGCGGGCATCGACATGAGCCCATCACGGCTGTTCGAGGAAGGGGGACGGGCGCACTTCATGACCCGGCGATTCGACCGGCGAGATGACGGTGCCAAGTGGCACATGCAGTCGCTGGCGGCGATGCGCCACTTCGACTTCAACGCCGCCGGCAGCAACAGTTACGAGGAAGCGATCCAGACACTTCGGCAGCTTGGCCTGCCCGCATTGGATGTCGAGCAACAGGTGAGGCGTGCGGTGTTCAACGTGTTGGCGCGCAACCAGGACGACCACGTCAAGAACATTGCCTTCCTGATGGACAGCCGTGGCGATTGGCGGCTCAGCCCCGCTTTCGACGTCACCTACGCCTACAACCCGGACGGTGCCTGGACCAGCCAGCACCAGATGAGCCTGAACGGCAAGCGACGCGGCTTCACGCGCGACGACCTGGTCCGCTTCGCTGCGTACGCCAACCTGAAGAAACGCAAGGCCGACGCCCTCATCGAAGACGCACTCTCCGCCCTCGGCGCCTGGCCCGGACACGCGCGCGACGCCGGCGTCGACCCGGCGGACGCGGCGCGCATCGCCCGCAGCTTTCGCTGGCTCTCCTGA